The window GCTGGATTCCTCCACCATCAGGGCGGATAAAACTGAATGTAGATGCTGCTGTGGGGAGGGGAAGGAGACACGGTTCCGTAGCTGCAATATCAAGAGACTCTGCTGGCCTTTTTTTGGGAGCATCGGCTGTGGTTTTTGAAGGCATTTCCGATCCGGCCACTCTTGAATGCATGGCGAGCAGGGAGGCGTTGGCCCTTGCGGATGATCTGCATGTCTCAACTATACAAGTGGCGTCCGACTCGAAGGTGGTGGTCGAGGACATCCGAGACAACAATCCAACGGCATATGGTGCGATCATACATGAAATAATAAAGCATAGATCAAATTTCCTTTTGTGTAATTTTTGCCACGAATTTAGGAGCTCGAATATCGAGGCTCACAAGCTCGCGAAGCATGCTTTATCCCTTCCGGCTGGCCGACATGTTTGGTTGGGACAGCCGGACGGACTCTCTTTCGTCCATGTAAACATTGTGACGTTGTAATAAAAGCTTCGGAGTTTGCCTAAAAAAAAAAAACGCAACCAACCAACCAGAGCCGAGGAACACCCACGCCACGGATCGCTCCCCACGATCCGCGTGCCTCAGCTGAAACCAAATCCTCACCATCCACGCCTCGCAGATCCAACGCTCGAaactcccctcccctcccctcccgaAACATAGAGCGCGGAAAATTCCCCGGACTCGCGCCCACCTGCCGTCTCCCCTCCTTAAAACGGCCCCCGAATCCCTCCTTGTTCCTCATTCCACTTCCACTCCCAAATCTCCCGAGCAATCCTCTCTCCGCGCCCACGAAGCAAGCTCTCCACTCCCGATGGCCCGTACGAAGCAGACGGCGAGGAAGTCCACCGGCGGCAAGGCGCCGCGGAAGCAGCTGGCGACCAAGGCGGCGCGCAAGTCCGCCCCGGCCACCGGCGGCGTCAAGAAGCCCCACCGCTTCCGCCCCGGCACCGTCGCGCTCCGTGAGATCCGCAAGTACCAGAAGAGCACCGAGCTGCTCATCCGCAAGCTCCCCTTCCAGCGCCTGGTGCGGGAGATCGCGCAGGACTTCAAGACCGACCTCCGCTTCCAGAGCTCCGCCGTCTCCGCGCTGCAGGAGGCCGCCGAGGCCTACCTCGTGGGGCTCTTCGAGGACACCAACCTCTGCGCCATCCACGCCAAGCGCGTCACCATCATGCCCAAGGACATCCAGCTCGCCCGCCGCATCCGTGGCGAGAGGGCCTAGGCTGCTTCCTAGAATCTGGTCTCGAGGTGTAGAGATGCGTTAGTTTCTTCTTAGCCCGTGTCTGTGGTAGTAAGGTTCCTTGATGGTTGTGTTATGGTGTGATGTATGTGATGGTACCATCTTGTTATCATCATCAATGAGAAGTTAGCAATCTGATTTTAAACATGCCTGCTTGTTTGTCTGATCTCAGTAAACGTTTTGGTTTGTCGATAGATTTATCCCTCAACGTTTGGTGGCAGCATTTGCTGGCAAAGGTGCCGCTGGATCTGATGAACATGAGGTTCATATGCCCCAGTTCAGTTCGGCCTGCCCCTGCTCACATTGCACTATAATTCGACTCTTGCTGTCTAATGCCCTTGCTCTCTCAATTCCCCCTTTTCCCCTTCTTGCATGGAAAGGAACATAGTGGATTTGATGGTTACTCTCTTCTTTTGCTACAATCGTGTGCTTTTGAATGCCAATCTATTTGAATGTTAAGTTTCAAATGTTCTGTCCATTTATCGCTGGAGGTTGTCCCATAAACAAGTGTAGGGATCAGTACCTTTTTTGGCGTGTatccatggaagatagtatgaaatTCTGGCTGTTCTAAGAGCACTAACTGGTTTTGCAATGTCATGTGATGTTTTCTTTACTGATTCCTGTATTTGTGGGTTTTGGACTCCAAATGGAATGGGAAATATCTGCACTCTGTTGAAGGATTAATAAACTTTGTGGCTCGACACTGTACTTTAAATATAATTTTGAATCTGAGATAGCTGTAATCAGTGTAGTTGTGTCTTGTAATAGGCATTTGTTAGTAGTACTAGCATATAAAAAAAAAATCAACTATAGCATCTTATatagtgtgacgcccggataattaagctacagtaatcccctgctaatgatgccacgtcacctccgttactgttgctgatctttcgttagttcaaaaccggtccaaaaatcaaattcaaaatatgaCAGACAACGAAATTTTTcaaaatattaaaactaaaatgttctggATGTGACACATAATCCCTAGGTAATgttggtggagaaaccacatttttattAAATAATTCAATGCACTAATGTAGTTAAAACAGTAGCTAAAACatttaattaaatgccttttataattTATAATTTTTTTAAACATTTTATTTAGGGGCCAAACTTTTAAGGCGGTGAGTTATTTAGAGGCATTAATTTAGGAACTATTGTCCTATTTTACAAAACTAAAGAAACTAAAAGTAAAATAAAACAGAATAAAAGGAAataggaaaaagaaaagaaaaacaaacaagaaaaataagaaaaggagAAAAGCAAACCCCCCTCTtactgggcttcggcccagctggccaccgggccaaccaggccggcccagccgcccccTGCTAACCCCCCACCCGACCGAACCCTAGAGCCCAACCCCCACTCTCCCCCCGCACGATCCCCTCGACCCCCACCTCTCCTCTCTGCCCccccgatcggatctggatcggggcggtTGGCCTCGACGCCGGCGACGCCCTCCCCGTTGCCCCCTCTGCACCTCGGCAGCCCCGAGCCGGCCCCGACGCCCGTCCGCAACgccccacctcctcctccccgttCTGGATCTGGCCGCCCCGGTCACCCTGACGCCGTCGCCCCGGAGCTGCCACGCCGTCGCCGACCACCGCCACCCGCTGGACCGATGCCACCTCGCCGGACGCCTCCCcacctctccctcgagccgacttCATCGCGTCTCGCCGCCTCGgaccgccgtcgccactgcctcgCCGGAACGCTTCCTCATCGGAGCTGCCCCGCCGTCGTCTCCGCCCTCCTCCTCAACCCCCACTGCCCCATCCCCTACGCTCCCtcggtgaggcccccggcctcctCTTCTCTCCCCGTCACCGTCGACCGTCCCGTTGCACCGTCTGGATCGCCGAACGCCACCACGACCACCGCACCGCACCGCCTACCCCCTCCTCGCGCTCGCTCGCGCCCCTCACGCACCCATGGTCGTGCGCGCTCGCGCCGACCGCAGCCGTTGCGGCTCCCCTGCCGCCCTGCCCTGTAGCCGCCTCCACCGCCCCTCGTGCGACCCCGCCGTCCACTGCTGTAGTCCGGCACTCGGCCGGCCTCGCCGTTGCCTTTCCCGGCCAGCCTCGCCGTGGCCCCGGTCGTCGCCCGACGCGGCTCCCGTCGGTGGCCGCTCGGCCCTCGCCTGGTCGGGCATCGCCAGCGCCCGTAACCCATGCGCCTGCTAAGGCCCCCTGGGCCaatgacgggggggggggggtcctagCCCCCTGAACGTTTTAAaaaaagatagataaaaaaattaataattaaattaattaaattaattaacctaaatatctaattaaactaactaatctGTTAGTTAGGGCAATGTGTCAATGACAgatgggacccacacgtcagcttgacccagtcaacacctctgttgactgatgacgtcatgctgatgtcatgctgatgcagtaatgcCATTTTCGgattaaattaataataataatttataaattgatttaaatctttaaaaatgaatataaaataatctgtaactcggatggaaaaactttgtacatgaaagttgctcagaacgacgagacgaatccgaatacgtagcccgttcgtccaccacacatccctagcatagcgaacatgcaactttccccctccggttcatctgtccgaaaacgcgaaacaccggggatactttcccggatgtttccccccttcgtcggtatcacctcctaccgcgttagggcatacctggcaccgcgttttgcctcattttgttttgtgatgctttgtttgctccgtatttactgtttcttccccctctccttctccggtagactacgagaccgacgctgctgctgcctagttcgactacggagttgacgacccctccttcttgccagagcaaccaggcaagcccccccttgatcaccagatatcgcctattcttctctatactgcttgcattagagtagtgtagcatgttactgcttttggttaaCCCTATTTTGTTGCATAGcctctcattgttgctacagttgttacccttacctgctatcctactgcttagaataggatgctagtttttccatcagtggccctacattcttgtccgtctgccatgctatattactgggccgtgatcactgcgggaggtgatcatgggtatatactttatactttatacatgatacaggtggtgactaaagtcgggtcggctcgaggagtacccgcaagtgattctgatgagggggatgaaaggacaggtggctccatcccggtagaggtgggcctgggttcctgacggcccccgactgttactttgtggcggagcgacagggcaggttgagaccacctaggagagaggtgggcctggccctggtcggcgttcgcggatacttaacacgcttaacgagatcttggtatttgatctgagtctggccatttggtctatacgcactaaccaactacgcgggaacagttatgggcactcgacatcgtggtatcagccgaagctcttcttgacgtcagcgacggagcggcgcgcgccggattggactggaacgcctgctaggctaggtctgcttccggccgcgtacgcaacgtgcatgtgtgcaatgggcgatgggcccagacccctgcgcgcataggatttagaccggcgtgttgacctctctgttgagcctaggtggggctgcgacgtgttgatcttacgaggccgggcatgacccaggaaagtgtgtccggccaaatgggatcgagcgtgttgggttatgtggtgcacccctgcagggaagtttatctattcgaatagccgtgtccctcagtaaaaggacgacccggagttgtaccttgaccttatgacaactagaactggatacttgataaaacacacccttccaagtgccagatacaacccggtgatcgctctctaacagggcgacgaggaggggatcgccgggtaggattatgctatacgatgctacttggtgaacttaccatctactctctcctacatgctgcaagatggaggtggccagaagcgtagtcttcgacaggattagttatccccctcttattctggcattctgcagttcagcccaccgatatggccctttacacatatacccatgcatatgtagtgtagctccttgcttgcgagtactttggatgagtacccacggttgcttttctccctcttttccgctttctatacctggttgtcgcaaccatatgctggagtccaggagctagagatcccgaggatgattctacatggagttcggcttcgaggagtagttaggaggtccgaggcaggaggccttgccttttttatcgttgctacttttgtgctagccttcttaaggcaaacttgtttaacttatgtctgtactcagatattgttgcttccgctgactcgtctatgatcgagcaattgtatttgagccctcgaggcccctggcttgtattatgatgcttgtatgacttgtttatgttgtagagttgtgttgtgatatctttccgtgagtcccagatcttgatcgtacacatttgcgtgcatgattagtgtacggtcaaatcgggggcatcacaagttggtatcagagccaactgcctgtaggaatccccctttccacactccttggccgaagtcgagtctagacattgcaaaaacttttactaacatggctgtgtgtcttacgggcccacgtcgccattgggtggtagtaggatcttttattcctcaacctatactctgggactctgacctctcttctattcgggttaagtaaattttgctaaatctaacattaggatctcgttatcactttcacccggagagccccttattactgatgatcgtctgctgcacgtgaagaccctgaagatattctccgctgttaacccgagaacttgtgttcatcgcttttgcaattccgtttcatcgataaactcctatagataaccacgtatactcgccattcataaaatgtttcccagttgatcttgttattacaagataccccgaaattccctctgttgttccgagaatcctttgagcttactgccttgctgttctttgtcacctgaatacccttacgaataattctcgcacttaccgagtatctgctcatccccagttgattcaagtatttcacaaaagtgttcagaataccattcgatcttccgaaaatcctcaggagcctattgctcttgaaattcttgcttactagcattatgattaatcccataagtctcgaaatcttattggcaccctttgtcattaacttttgagtccattgattcaatatgttgcgaatgctcgcaatcctcaatcagatcctagaattcatccttccggctcagacatcatttttaacgtgagctggttctcgactaatcaaattactgtcgattgtatccctaagactattcaacttatccatccctaatcagaacattgcttctgatcccttgatttgaaaatcataattcctttgcatttgagctctggattagttagttgtttctataatccaatgcctttgcattgttacttcctctggttgtgtgccgatgctcacatcagctctgtTATGGACCGACAGATCCTTTAATGGATTTTATCCGGcagcgtccttcatattcaataaccttgtgagccttccctcggatacctaatgcctttggtaaattgtatcctctactttctcaaccttgctctgctttcgagctggtgataatCACTCTCGAAGCTTGTGGCATATGTTTCTAAgttgccctgatgggttgaacctataccttccctaaaaaccgtatgaacccgaaggttttcacaagtcatactcttctggtattttgccagataaaatttcaacactacaacttctttgaaaaatgagaagtgaatgaaaggttatgcattggagaagtgggagtcgaccttgaacctttgtgttcatgcccatggacacgatgtagatcctatcatggaagcttcttgtaataataactatttccttgataaatatcatctggtatctgtgaattgatcctttgcaaccgtggttccgaccatgattgttctcctttgattctatttcttggacaagttaaagtacttgcCTTCTGCAGATCAGTACGCCTTCCCAACCTCTATtttgttctaccttcgagtattaccccctcgtatctcgaggatatcaacccattgcacttcatcttatgagtttctgatgaagtagtacctttccccatcatagtcactccacgggttctgggttgtcgtcaaccgagaactCCGATTTGTGAATCAAATCAACACTGAGATTCGGTACTCCCAGTACTTTGTTGTTGAGAAGTTTAATACTCCATCACGTCactcctagcctgatcggctacatcattatcgtgctaatttTAACTATGCTACCGGGTCCTTAGTTCCGGAGTGCAACCTtagatgatgagctaagcttacgtcgattttccttgtcatatcatttcaccttgaatagcaagcttgatttcaagtttgtgtcgtacccttggttccaataacttttcgcttcaccattcctttgacttgatgtcattgccgatcgattacatcttcaagaaacctctcgacaagtgtgtcgtgatcatcgtcaacattttaacttcttccgagatatcaattgaattcatgaagagaaataccatccttgccctcgatgatttgtgttatcatcgaccactttatggccttccctccaacacaaaattgttcgtgttctgtgttataccttgagttccttgctatccagcatttgttcttctttaccttggagtattaccatcttttatgtcaagaatgtcatgaggattactccacctcttaagaattcttggtatagtgatacttctcgccatctccgtTCATTTCTTGGtacccgtgttgtttctaaccggtaTATCGACAATTGAGCTATGATGTAGGagttcaaaacttctagcaaccctatttcTTGAAGTGTATGGACGATAGTTTCATTCCTTGTGTATTGGTCATCggatcaccattctaacattgatcatgctacctaagcccacaTTTCGGGTGCACCCTTCAACCAATGTTTACTCGTGGATgttctccttgttcacataattgtggaaatccatctttttgggAATCTCGATGAGTTGTTGCCAAGTCTATCAGCCATCTCCTCATcatctccttggtttaatgatgaactcatgattcgggacttgcttccatagttcatttcccgagaatttGGCAGCACcatctcgtcaaattgtgttGCACCCCTTCCTTCTCAGGCATCTagagtctgaggtatcctaacaCCAATCAGATCCGAATCTCGGCCagtatgatggttggaacatatttccaagagttataccaatggtctttatgtgacccggtaaggtgatgtcgtgcATAGCGcacctggccggaggccctatcgttacagattccttttcagcaaggttatccattcttccatgaggaaattgtaagacttattctataagttgttcctgatggatcctttttgtttccaaagtctgatcttcacctgttgaccatgtcaatgctatctcgaagcatgtctatggtactccgattttcaacaggaacatttgaagcccaatgctaaatgtttcctgctcaattatccaaacaccgttgtatgggtaatgacatgaaatttctctcccctacctaaagagttttctacattatatcctgtcatggatatcatgctcagcttgtccttgggaaggatatacccttgaaatatgtgtttaaacacattttcctttccattgttctgtttaatctgataatcatattttcctttccattggttggtttaacgtttctggtgatcattCTGATCTAAGTAGTATTAATcccctgcttgtgcaaacacctcggtgtacaactctgtcagtaagaccctgttactattgttggtgacattctggtaaccaccgatggacgagaacttgcctattggtccgcctcttttcaacgagcaggaaaatggttctcttcgtccctcgcccttggtaccgacgatgttgctgacatataactgacagacTACCCTCTGActtgccttgctatcatgatcgtgcaagatgtcaccgcccttcctactttaaccacatggtgggcccataacccacaggtccactggatcgaaacctgactcttctTTATAACCCGGATTCTAATGTATCCTTTGCACCTGGCTTCGTATGTGATTCACGAGCTGAATGCTATACCATTATTCATCCTGGAATCAAACACATTGTTATTCTCGTTGTTCAAACCCCCATTCTAGCTTCGGCCTAGTCATCGAATGATTGCCTACTCGTTTGAAACTTTGGTACCATCGTATATTGCACTCAACGAATTCACTAAAATACAACTCGTGGGGTACCTTTTGTATTTCCCATTGAGTTCACCGTCAGATGCCCAGCTTTGTGGATATGCGTTCTTCCGGAGTTTTCCCCATTGGTCGCCTTCGTAGGACGATGGagatcccgaagaaaggatgacgaccGAATCATGGTGACTCGAAatagagaaatgaagacatcaacgaaagggatcaacctcttcgaaagGGCAGCCAA is drawn from Aegilops tauschii subsp. strangulata cultivar AL8/78 chromosome 1, Aet v6.0, whole genome shotgun sequence and contains these coding sequences:
- the LOC109738285 gene encoding histone H3.2, with product MARTKQTARKSTGGKAPRKQLATKAARKSAPATGGVKKPHRFRPGTVALREIRKYQKSTELLIRKLPFQRLVREIAQDFKTDLRFQSSAVSALQEAAEAYLVGLFEDTNLCAIHAKRVTIMPKDIQLARRIRGERA